A window of the Streptomyces luomodiensis genome harbors these coding sequences:
- a CDS encoding very short patch repair endonuclease, whose amino-acid sequence MSRQASQGTAPELAVRRLLHASGHRYRLHRPVPGLPRRTIDIAFPGLKIAVFLDGCFWHGCPQHATHPKANADWWRHKLNRNMARDLETTERLATDGWTVLRFWEHEAPSDVAERVAATVADAKRSRTS is encoded by the coding sequence ATGAGCCGTCAGGCCAGTCAGGGCACCGCGCCGGAACTGGCCGTGCGTCGTCTCCTACACGCAAGCGGGCACCGCTACCGTCTGCACCGCCCTGTCCCAGGGCTCCCCCGCCGGACGATCGACATCGCCTTCCCCGGCCTCAAGATCGCTGTCTTCCTCGACGGGTGTTTCTGGCACGGCTGCCCCCAGCATGCGACCCACCCGAAGGCGAATGCCGACTGGTGGCGACACAAACTGAATCGCAACATGGCACGCGATCTTGAAACCACGGAGCGCCTCGCGACGGACGGCTGGACGGTTCTTCGCTTCTGGGAGCACGAAGCACCGTCCGATGTGGCAGAGCGAGTGGCTGCCACTGTCGCCGATGCGAAAAGATCGCGCACCTCATAG
- a CDS encoding ATP-binding protein, whose amino-acid sequence MTSWQFDVPTTGSKHLPPDARYMEALSSQGYSFEVAIADLVDNSIDAGAKDVVIHFLRDGEQLVSLLVVDDGRGMDEETLDVAMTIGGRQSYGAKSLGMFGTGLKSASLSHADAVTVVSTTKRTRATGRRWLMEHAKAGFQCDIVEPDFAQRLVDRYYDKPITWQGTIVRWDGVKDFPKHGGSGQTDRYLHRTINKLGLHLGLHLHRFLARTDFNITIAVEDVLTGTVYLDFGVEPLNPFAYPVTGSAGYPKQFHAPIKSLASNVVLDAHIWPPKSNIDEYRAVGSVIDRQGFYFYRNDRLVQAGGWNNYRQPEQHLSLARVAIDLPPNLGEVFRLTVKKSGVDTSPEFAAALDGATSTSGMTFSQFLSDADSVYREARRRVGVTRKAVIGPGKGIASEVRAAIEEELPLLPNEEPITVHWEKLDNEMFFHIDREQRTIVLNQHYRKAILGGRHGSVDDAPLLKSLMYLLLHEVFEKEYSGRREKDNLQLWQSILVAAARSELDRVTDDDS is encoded by the coding sequence ATGACAAGCTGGCAGTTCGATGTCCCCACCACTGGCAGCAAGCACCTGCCCCCGGACGCCCGGTACATGGAGGCACTGAGCAGTCAGGGATACAGCTTCGAAGTGGCCATTGCCGACCTCGTCGACAACTCGATCGATGCAGGCGCGAAAGACGTTGTGATCCACTTTCTTCGTGACGGCGAGCAACTCGTCTCGCTCCTGGTCGTGGACGACGGTCGTGGCATGGACGAGGAAACGTTGGACGTCGCCATGACGATCGGCGGCCGCCAGTCGTACGGCGCCAAGTCGCTCGGAATGTTCGGCACCGGCCTGAAGTCGGCCTCTTTGTCCCACGCTGACGCCGTGACAGTTGTAAGCACCACGAAACGCACCCGTGCCACGGGCCGCCGCTGGTTGATGGAGCACGCCAAGGCGGGCTTCCAATGTGACATCGTCGAACCGGACTTCGCACAGAGACTTGTCGATCGCTACTACGACAAGCCCATCACATGGCAGGGCACAATTGTTCGCTGGGACGGCGTGAAGGACTTCCCGAAGCATGGCGGCAGCGGCCAGACCGATCGCTACCTGCACCGTACGATCAACAAATTGGGTCTCCACTTGGGGCTCCACCTCCATCGCTTCCTGGCCCGCACGGATTTCAACATCACCATAGCCGTGGAGGATGTACTGACCGGCACGGTCTATCTGGACTTCGGTGTTGAACCGCTGAATCCGTTCGCCTATCCGGTCACCGGTTCAGCTGGTTACCCGAAGCAGTTCCATGCTCCGATCAAGAGCCTAGCCTCCAATGTCGTCCTGGACGCCCACATTTGGCCCCCCAAGTCCAACATCGACGAATATCGAGCCGTGGGATCCGTCATCGATCGACAGGGTTTTTACTTCTATCGCAACGATCGACTCGTCCAGGCCGGTGGTTGGAACAACTACCGGCAGCCCGAACAGCACCTATCTCTTGCTCGCGTGGCGATTGACCTACCGCCAAACCTCGGCGAAGTCTTCCGACTCACAGTCAAGAAATCAGGGGTCGACACATCCCCGGAATTCGCAGCCGCACTCGATGGAGCGACTTCCACGTCAGGCATGACCTTCTCTCAGTTTCTCTCTGACGCAGATTCCGTCTACCGAGAGGCTCGCAGACGGGTAGGCGTTACGCGTAAAGCAGTTATCGGTCCGGGAAAGGGAATCGCCTCTGAAGTACGAGCGGCTATCGAGGAGGAGTTGCCGCTGCTTCCCAACGAAGAGCCGATCACGGTGCACTGGGAAAAGCTGGACAACGAAATGTTCTTCCACATCGACCGTGAGCAGCGGACCATCGTGCTCAACCAGCACTATCGCAAGGCCATCCTGGGTGGCCGTCACGGCAGTGTCGATGATGCTCCACTTCTGAAGTCGTTGATGTATCTACTGCTGCACGAAGTGTTCGAGAAAGAATACAGCGGCCGCCGCGAGAAGGACAACCTACAGCTATGGCAATCAATACTAGTTGCCGCAGCACGCAGTGAGTTGGATCGGGTGACAGACGATGACAGCTGA